One genomic region from Leifsonia poae encodes:
- a CDS encoding amino acid ABC transporter ATP-binding protein produces MTATDARTQPMVSLHAVNKHFGELHVLKDIELTVQPREVVVVVGPSGSGKSTLCRSINRLETIDAGEIRVDGELLPVEGAALARLRADVGMVFQSFNLFAHRTILENVTLAPIKVRGAKKADAEKEAMELLARVGIAEKAHSHPAQLSGGQQQRAAIARALAMHPKVMLFDEPTSALDPEMVGEVLEVMTSLAHDGMTMIVVTHEMGFARRAADRVVFMDRGQIVEQAAPADFFDAPRSERARSFLASVLSH; encoded by the coding sequence ATGACAGCAACGGATGCACGCACCCAGCCCATGGTGAGCCTGCACGCGGTCAACAAGCACTTCGGCGAATTGCACGTGCTCAAAGACATCGAGCTGACCGTGCAGCCCCGAGAGGTAGTCGTCGTCGTCGGCCCCTCCGGCTCGGGCAAGTCGACCCTCTGCCGGTCGATCAACCGCCTCGAGACCATCGACGCCGGCGAGATCCGTGTCGACGGCGAACTGCTCCCCGTCGAAGGGGCCGCGCTCGCGCGGCTGCGCGCCGATGTCGGCATGGTCTTCCAGTCGTTCAACCTGTTCGCACACCGCACGATCCTCGAGAACGTGACCCTCGCACCCATCAAGGTGCGCGGCGCCAAGAAGGCCGACGCCGAGAAAGAGGCTATGGAGCTGCTCGCCCGGGTCGGCATCGCCGAGAAGGCGCACAGCCACCCGGCGCAACTCTCCGGCGGCCAGCAGCAGCGCGCGGCGATCGCCCGCGCACTCGCCATGCACCCCAAGGTCATGCTGTTCGACGAGCCCACCAGCGCGCTCGACCCCGAGATGGTCGGGGAGGTGCTCGAGGTGATGACCTCGCTCGCCCACGACGGAATGACGATGATCGTCGTCACCCACGAGATGGGTTTCGCCCGCCGTGCCGCCGACCGCGTGGTCTTCATGGACCGCGGACAGATCGTCGAGCAGGCCGCCCCGGCCGACTTCTTCGACGCCCCCCGATCCGAGCGCGCGCGCTCGTTCCTGGCTTCCGTCCTGTCGCACTAA
- a CDS encoding glutamate ABC transporter substrate-binding protein — MTRFPRKKAMAAGMMLAAVTLAVTACSSNTALPGSGSSAGSTNAASVFADAPVAKADLILPNSTMEAIKKRGKLIVAEALDAPLLSQQDPTNPDQVTGFDADLAKLLAIYILGKPNVEIVPPASETREAMLQNGTVDVVFNTYTITPERATQIDFAGPYFESGLAVAVKSDNDKIKSIKDLAGKNVIVGANTPAVTEVPKQVPTAKITAFATDPAAVQALIQGRGDAYVQDYTLLASDAASEKQIKVVGEPFTKEPYGIGLKHGDSDFKSFINTWLKTIQKDGQWGKAWKTTLGTVTDSAIPTPPAIGSVPGS; from the coding sequence ATGACCCGATTCCCCCGCAAGAAGGCGATGGCCGCCGGCATGATGCTGGCCGCCGTGACACTCGCCGTCACCGCCTGCTCCAGCAACACCGCCCTGCCCGGCAGCGGCTCCAGCGCCGGCTCGACCAACGCCGCCTCGGTCTTCGCCGACGCCCCGGTCGCGAAGGCCGACCTCATCCTGCCGAACTCGACGATGGAAGCCATCAAGAAGCGCGGCAAGCTCATCGTCGCCGAGGCGCTCGATGCCCCGCTGCTCTCGCAGCAGGACCCGACGAACCCGGACCAAGTGACCGGGTTCGATGCCGACCTCGCCAAGCTGCTCGCCATCTACATCCTCGGCAAGCCGAATGTGGAGATCGTGCCGCCCGCCTCGGAGACCCGTGAAGCGATGCTGCAAAACGGCACGGTCGACGTCGTGTTCAACACCTACACGATCACACCGGAGCGCGCGACGCAGATCGACTTCGCCGGGCCGTACTTCGAATCCGGATTGGCCGTCGCCGTCAAGAGCGACAACGACAAGATCAAGAGCATCAAGGACCTCGCCGGCAAGAACGTGATCGTCGGGGCGAACACCCCCGCCGTCACCGAGGTGCCCAAGCAGGTCCCGACCGCCAAGATCACCGCCTTCGCCACCGACCCGGCCGCCGTCCAGGCGCTCATTCAGGGCCGCGGCGACGCCTACGTGCAGGACTACACCCTGCTCGCGAGCGACGCGGCCAGCGAGAAGCAGATCAAGGTCGTCGGCGAGCCGTTCACCAAGGAGCCATACGGCATCGGCCTCAAGCACGGTGACAGCGACTTCAAGTCGTTCATCAACACCTGGCTGAAGACCATCCAGAAGGACGGCCAGTGGGGCAAGGCGTGGAAGACCACGCTCGGCACCGTGACCGACTCCGCCATCCCGACCCCGCCGGCGATCGGCTCGGTCCCCGGCTCCTGA
- a CDS encoding ROK family transcriptional regulator: MNSTTDALQGHGSSAGAILDLIRSGRSRSRAEIARSTGLSPSTVAQRIDALIGAGYVREAGEGVSQGGRRPRTLEVDPSTGVVCAVDLGSHHATFGLLDLSGRLIAVRNEGMDIGDGPRRILTWITAVADELVAEHGQPGQRMRGYGIGLPGPVDSAGVMVSPSRMPGWNGVDVAAMMTALSGLPTAIDNDANLMALGEHVSLRDDVKHFVFVKAGSSIGCGVVASGDLYHGFHGMAGDISHVTVPGAPPVLCSCGRTGCLDAVAGGAAIVQALRDAGVAVEDTSEVLALARDAHPLATQMLREAGTRVGGVLATIMNFFNPQRLVLGGILGEAEAFVAGVRSTIYFECLPMVTDTLDIAVSVAKDRAGILGAGRLVLDLLFDTHEINRVVR, from the coding sequence ATGAACAGCACCACGGACGCCCTGCAGGGCCACGGCTCGTCGGCCGGCGCCATCCTCGACCTCATCCGGTCGGGGCGCTCCCGATCGCGGGCCGAGATCGCCCGCTCCACCGGACTCTCGCCCTCCACCGTCGCCCAGCGCATCGACGCCCTGATCGGCGCCGGCTACGTGAGGGAAGCGGGGGAAGGTGTCTCACAGGGAGGCCGCCGCCCGCGCACGCTGGAGGTCGACCCGTCCACCGGCGTCGTCTGCGCCGTCGACCTCGGCTCGCACCACGCCACCTTCGGCCTGCTCGACCTCTCCGGGCGCCTGATCGCAGTGCGCAACGAAGGCATGGACATCGGAGACGGCCCCCGCCGCATCCTCACCTGGATCACCGCGGTTGCCGACGAACTCGTGGCGGAGCACGGCCAGCCCGGCCAGCGGATGCGCGGCTACGGCATCGGGCTGCCCGGCCCTGTCGACTCCGCCGGAGTGATGGTCTCGCCCTCGCGCATGCCCGGCTGGAACGGCGTGGACGTCGCCGCCATGATGACCGCGCTGAGCGGACTCCCCACCGCCATCGACAACGATGCCAATCTGATGGCCCTCGGCGAGCACGTCAGCCTGCGCGACGATGTGAAGCATTTCGTCTTCGTCAAGGCCGGCTCCAGCATCGGCTGCGGGGTTGTCGCCTCGGGCGACCTCTACCACGGGTTCCACGGCATGGCGGGGGACATCAGCCATGTCACCGTTCCGGGCGCCCCGCCCGTGCTCTGCTCCTGCGGCCGCACCGGGTGCCTGGATGCGGTGGCCGGCGGCGCCGCCATCGTTCAGGCACTCCGCGACGCCGGTGTGGCGGTGGAAGACACCAGCGAGGTGCTGGCGCTCGCCCGTGACGCGCATCCGCTCGCCACCCAGATGCTGCGCGAGGCCGGAACCCGCGTCGGCGGGGTGCTGGCCACCATCATGAACTTCTTCAACCCGCAGCGTCTCGTGCTCGGCGGCATCCTGGGCGAGGCCGAGGCCTTCGTGGCCGGGGTGCGCTCCACCATCTACTTCGAGTGCCTCCCGATGGTCACCGACACGCTCGACATCGCGGTGAGCGTCGCGAAAGACCGCGCCGGCATCCTCGGCGCCGGCCGGCTCGTGCTCGACCTGCTCTTCGACACGCACGAGATCAACCGCGTGGTGCGCTGA